The Blautia pseudococcoides genome segment GTCACGGTCTGTACAGGAAAAAGATGCAGAGACAAGGGCGGGGCAGCCGTTTTACAGGCTGTGAGAAACGAGCTGGGAATTAAAAAAGAAGGGATATCCGCGGACGGGAATGTATATCTGAATGTACGCGGCTGCCTGAGAAACTGTGGAAAGTCCCCTAATCTTCTCATTGACGGGAAGATGTTTTCCGGTGTCAAACCGGACCAGATAGGAGAAATTTTTAAAAAATGTTTTTGAATCTCATGTGCTTTTTGCATAATCCGAGCTGATTTCACAAAAGATAGCTAAATAAGGAATGAAATTGAAAGGACGAAAGATTATGGAAGAGTTCGGGATAAAAACATCCATCCATTTTGGCAAAAATGCATTGGAATATTTAAAGAAACTGCAAGGTGCCGGGATATGCATTGTCACTGACCCTTTTATGGTGGAGTCAGGGCTTGTGGAGAATATCACCAGATACCTGAAAGCAGGCAGTTATACCATCTTCAGCAATGTGGTTCCGGACCCGCCCCTTGAACTGGTGATCGAAGGTGTCAAAGAAGTGATAAAGCAAAAGCCTGACACTTTGATCGCCCTTGGCGGAGGGTCTGCCATTGATGAGGCAAAGGCTATCATGCATTTTTCCAGGCAAATCGGGAATCTGCCGGATATGGAGTTTATTGCAGTTCCAACCACCAGCGGAACCGGTTCGGAGGTCACATCCTTTGCCGTGATCACAGACCGGGTGAAGGGGATCAAATATCCTTTGGTAGATTCATCACTATTGCCGGACACAGCCATTCTGGATGCCAGTCTTGTGAAAAGTGTTCCGAAATCCGTGGTGGCGGACACCGGTATGGATGTGCTGACCCATGCGCTGGAGGCTTACGTCTCCACAAAGGCCAATGCGTTTACCGATGCGCTGGCGGAGAAGGCAGCGGTGACGGTTCTGCGGTATCTGGTGCGCTCTTATACGAATCCGGAGGACGCAAGGGCAAGGGAGGAGATGCATAATGCCTCCTGTATGGCAGGGCTGGCTTTTGACAAAACATCTTTGGGTGTGAACCATGCCATTGCCCATAATATCGGAGGCAAATTTAAGGTGCCTCACGGCAGGACAAACGCGGTCCTCCTTCCCTATGTGGTGGAATTCAATGCGGATATGACAGAATTCAATCCCAGGGAATACACTCTGGCAGCCGAAAAGTATGCGGCGATCGCCCAACTGGCAGGTTTCGGAGGCGGCAATGTGCGGGCTGGGGTAAAGAATCTCATTCGTGAGATCAGGAAAATGCAGGAACAGCTGAAAATGCCTGCAGGACTGAAAGACTGCGGTGTTTTACCTGAGGAATACCAGAAGCAGAAAGATGCTGTGACACAGGGGGCTTTGTCAGATGCCTGCATCCAGACAAATCCCAGAAAGGTTTCCCGGGAAGATATTTTAGAGATTTTAAAACGGGCATATCAGGGAATGCGCTGATACAGCCGGGGTAAGGAGTGCTGCGGGTATGGAAGTGAAAGAAAAACAGAGGATCATACAGGAATTTGTTCCGGGAAAACAGATAACCCTGGCCCACGTCATAGCTGGTCCTGACCCGGCCATCTATGTGAAGCTGGGGCTGGAACCGGAACAGATGGACGCCATCGGAATCCTGACCATCACACCCAGTGAGGGGGCGATCATTGCTGCGGATATAGCCACAAAAGCCTCAGATATCACCCTGGGCTTTATTGACCGGTTCAGCGGAGCGCTGGTGTTTACCGGAGATATCAGTTCTGTGGAGGCAGCAGTGAAGGAGATTCTTGAAACCATGGAAGAACAGCTTGGATTTGCAAAGGCCCCAGTGACCAGAACGTGAGAAGAGGAGCAAGGCAGTGAAAAAAGTCATATTTATGGGGCAGAGCGGCTGTGGCAAGACGACGCTGTGTCAGAAGCTGAATGAGGAAGAAATCCGATATAAAAAGACACAGGCTGTGGAACA includes the following:
- a CDS encoding 1-propanol dehydrogenase PduQ, producing MEEFGIKTSIHFGKNALEYLKKLQGAGICIVTDPFMVESGLVENITRYLKAGSYTIFSNVVPDPPLELVIEGVKEVIKQKPDTLIALGGGSAIDEAKAIMHFSRQIGNLPDMEFIAVPTTSGTGSEVTSFAVITDRVKGIKYPLVDSSLLPDTAILDASLVKSVPKSVVADTGMDVLTHALEAYVSTKANAFTDALAEKAAVTVLRYLVRSYTNPEDARAREEMHNASCMAGLAFDKTSLGVNHAIAHNIGGKFKVPHGRTNAVLLPYVVEFNADMTEFNPREYTLAAEKYAAIAQLAGFGGGNVRAGVKNLIREIRKMQEQLKMPAGLKDCGVLPEEYQKQKDAVTQGALSDACIQTNPRKVSREDILEILKRAYQGMR
- a CDS encoding BMC domain-containing protein produces the protein MEVKEKQRIIQEFVPGKQITLAHVIAGPDPAIYVKLGLEPEQMDAIGILTITPSEGAIIAADIATKASDITLGFIDRFSGALVFTGDISSVEAAVKEILETMEEQLGFAKAPVTRT
- a CDS encoding NADH-quinone oxidoreductase subunit NuoE family protein, which translates into the protein MDREENINEILAYYSSRKDKKEQEMIVAMLRELQEICGGISPALQERAASAAGVKKSVVQYLVRMYTGLKETPYEHTVTVCTGKRCRDKGGAAVLQAVRNELGIKKEGISADGNVYLNVRGCLRNCGKSPNLLIDGKMFSGVKPDQIGEIFKKCF